In Erigeron canadensis isolate Cc75 chromosome 6, C_canadensis_v1, whole genome shotgun sequence, the following are encoded in one genomic region:
- the LOC122604236 gene encoding serine carboxypeptidase-like 16, with product MGYCTGSIPTITLLLITFLLSLTPLSQSTDVAPSSKSSIVKYLPGYNGQLPFTLETGYVGIGEKEEAQFFYYFVESERNPEEDPLLFYLTGGPGCSAVITFFYQIGPLSFNFDNAPQNITMTVNPNSWTKFANVIFVDMPAGTGFSYATTTEASISSDSIVAKQANEFLRKFLIEHPKFLKNPLYISAISYMGIVTPIITLEVYNANERGDQPPLNIQGYILCSPLTDKFMDFNSRVEYAHRMALISDDIYKSAIDSCQGNYVNIDGANSVCANSLQRYQECISGLNMEDILEPLCNKSDLKPYCREYYYDFATDWANNKNVQKALNIREGTIGTWEFFNRTMHYMEGKNDTFCYAYDIDSSFSYHKKLISKNCRALIFSGDHDMTFPYVGIEEWINALNLKVDSSWMPFYVDSQVGGYKMSYAQKDFSLTFATVKGAGHSVAQYKPKEAMVLTERWLATKTYSSDM from the exons ATGGGGTACTGTACCGGATCCATCCCAACCATAACGTTACTACTGATCACGTTTCTTCTTAGTCTAACACCTCTATCCCAGTCTACTGATGTCGCACCAAGCTCGAAATCTTCTATCGTTAAATATCTTCCTGGATATAATGGTCAACTTCCTTTCACACTCGAAACCGG GTATGTGGGAATAGGGGAGAAGGAAGAAGCACAATTTTTCTACTATTTCGTTGAATCAGAACGAAATCCAGAAGAAGATCCACTCCTTTTCTATCTCACCGGTGGTCCGGGATGTTCCGCTGTTATTACATTCTTCTATCAAATCG GTCCACTTAGTTTCAACTTTGACAATGCTCCTCAAAATATCACAATGACAGTGAATCCAAACTCATGGACAAAG TTTGCTAATGTTATATTTGTGGACATGCCTGCTGGCACTGGATTCTCGTATGCTACAACCACTGAAGCATCAATTAGTAGCGATAGTATAGTAGCAAAACAAGCTAATGAATTTCTTAGAAAG TTTCTTATCGAGCATCCGAAGTTCTTAAAAAATCCACTATACATATCTGCCATATCTTATATGGGAATTGTAACGCCTATCATCACTTTAGAAGTATACAATG caaaTGAACGCGGGGACCAGCCTCCATTGAATATTCAA GGTTACATTCTTTGCAGCCCACTTACTGATAAGTTCATGGACTTTAATTCAAGAGTAGAATATGCGCATCGCATGGCCCTTATATCAGATGATATTTATAAG TCCGCAATAGATAGCTGTCAAGGTAATTATGTAAACATCGATGGGGCTAATTCGGTATGTGCAAATAGCCTTCAAAGGTACCAAGAG TGCATAAGTGGATTGAACATGGAAGATATTTTGGAGCCGCTGTGTAATAAATCTGACCTGAAACCATATTGTCGA GAGTACTATTACGATTTTGCAACCGACTGggcaaataataaaaatgtgcAAAAAGCTCTTAACATTCGCGAG GGAACAATTGGAACATGGGAGTTCTTCAATAGGACTATGCATTACATGGAAGGGAAGAATGACACTTTCTGCTATGCTTATGACATTGATAGTAGTTTTTCATACCATAAGAAACTTATTAGCAAAAATTGTCGCGCATTGATCTTTAG TGGTGATCATGATATGACATTTCCATATGTCGGAATTGAGGAATGGATAAACGCCCTTAATCTCAAAGTTGACAGCTCGTGGATGCCATTCTACGTTGACTCTCAAGTCGGAGG ATACAAAATGAGTTATGCACAAAAAGATTTCTCTTTGACATTCGCTACAGTTAAA GGCGCTGGTCATTCTGTAGCTCAATACAAGCCCAAAGAAGCTATGGTTCTAACAGAGAGGTGGCTAGCTACTAAAACATATTCAAGTGACATGTAA